In one Salvelinus fontinalis isolate EN_2023a chromosome 16, ASM2944872v1, whole genome shotgun sequence genomic region, the following are encoded:
- the LOC129812914 gene encoding neuroglobin-2 → MEKLTENDKELIRGSWESLGKNKVSHGVVMFSRLFELEPALLNLFHYNTNCSPTQDCLSSPEFLDHVTKVMLVIDAAVSHLNDLHTLEDFLLNLGMKHQTVGVNTQSFAVVGESLLYMLQCSLGHGYTGPLRQAWLNMYTIVVAAMSRGWAKNGEHKTD, encoded by the exons ATGGAGAAGCTGACGGAGAACGACAAGGAGCTGATCCGAGGCAGCTGGGAGAGTCTTGGCAAGAACAAAGTTTCACACGGAGTCGTCATGTTCTCCAG ACTGTTTGAACTAGAGCCTGCGCTCCTCAACCTCTTCCACTACAACACAAACTGTAGCCCCACACAAGACTGCCTCTCCAGCCCTGAGTTCCTGGACCATGTCACAAAG GTAATGCTGGTGATCGATGCAGCAGTCAGTCACCTGAACGACCTCCATACCTTGGAGGATTTTCTGCTCAATCTGGGGATGAAGCACCAGACAGTTGGGGTTAACACCCAGTCTTTTGCT GTGGTGGGGGAGTCCCTTCTCTACATGTTGCAGTGTAGTCTGGGTCATGGGTACACTGGCCCACTGCGTCAGGCCTGGCTCAACATGTACACCATCGTAGTGGCGGCCATGAGCAGAGGATGGGCCAAGAACGGGGAACACAAGACTGACTAA